The following are encoded together in the Bradysia coprophila strain Holo2 unplaced genomic scaffold, BU_Bcop_v1 contig_94, whole genome shotgun sequence genome:
- the LOC119085353 gene encoding allantoicase-like, with product MSSDAKSIIPKFTELNELAGLSNGGQVIFSTDDWFATAENMLKDTEPVFIADKFTDCGKWMDGWETRRKRIPGHDWCIVKLGAPCNIKGILVDTAFFTGNYAPRISIQGACLSEYEESQLPIRQSKMGSACSIEEVQQISQLRTECWTELVEMTSLKPGYEDTRKTYISVDTNEVCSYIRINIYPDGGVARLRVFGTVVPDLTQFDQNDIIDLVAMENGGTCIGYSNAHFGHPRNLIKQHRGVNMGDGWETMRRLDRPAILEADPNGILKVPGCEWAIIKMCCLGYVKEVVVDTLHFKGNFPDSVKVEGTILSTGETLSSAKWLTIVGSQKLSANKEHFYKNEIHHSGPFSHVRVTMSPDGGISRVRLFGNKAE from the exons ATGTCTTCTGATGCGAAGTCGATTATACCGAAATTTACGGAATTGAATGAGTTGGCAGGCCTTTCG AATGGTGGTCAAGTGATATTCTCAACTGATGATTGGTTTGCAACAGCCGAAAATATGCTAAAGGACACGGAACCAGTGTTCATTGCTGATAAATTCACAGACTGTGGAAAGTGGATGGACGGCTGGGAAACACGTCGTAAACGTATTCCCGGACATGATTGGTGTATCGTTAAATTGGGTGCTCCGTGCAACATTAAGGGCATATTAGTCGACACCGCCTTCTTTACGGGAAATTATGCTCCCCGCATTTCGATTCAAGGGGCTTGTCTCAGCGAATATGAAGAGAGTCAACTACCAATCCGACAAAGTAAAATGGGATCGGCATGTTCAATTGAAGAGGTACAACAGATTTCCCAGTTGAGAACCGAGTGTTGGACTGAGTTAGTAGAAATGACGAGCTTGAAACCTGGCTATGAAGACACAAGAAAAACGTACATCTCCGTTGACACCAACGAGGTTTGCTCGTACATTCGAATCAATATTTATCCAGATGGTGGCGTTGCCCGACTAAGAGTTTTCGGCACAGTCGTACCAGATCTGACTCAATTCGATCAGAACGACATCATCGATTTGGTGGCAATGGAAAATGGTGGTACATGCATCGGATACTCGAACGCTCATTTCGGTCATCCAAGAAATTTGATCAAACAACATCGCGGTGTGAACATGGGAGATGGATGGGAAACGATGCGAAGATTGGATCGTCCCGCTATTTTGGAGGCAGACCCGAATGGAATTCTTAAGGTGCCCGGCTGTGAGTGGGCAATTATTAAAATGTGCTGTCTTGGCTACGTGAAGGAAGTCGTTGTCGATACGTTACACTTTAAGGGAAATTTCCCAGACAGTGTCAAAGTTGAGGGTACGATTTTAAGTACCGGAGAGACATTGTCCTCGGCTAAATGGCTCACAATTGTGGGCAGTCAGAAGCTTTCCGCTAATAAAGAGCATTTTTATAAGAACGAAATTCATCACAGCGGGCCATTTAGTCATGTTAGAGTTACAATGTCGCCGGATGGTGGCATATCAAGAGTTAGATTGTTTGGTAACAAAGCCGAATAG
- the LOC119085354 gene encoding anillin — protein sequence MDSFTQRMLELAEERSKTLGISSTNKFPLTEYNQEASVNTMKNQNSPKKSPSPTKKYSVVRKESNMSKNSSQRMSSPNDTKENVDVALEINITTGPNVQVQVEVEERDVDEHGNVLKSAENASDEHLPMIRDSSRNRLQRLGALYSETENLSSPIHRNEARFDDEAQTDDNYRGKSTTRLGKLAALASERNNWEDESSTSDGKSTKPVSSPTKSAPTIVGASPRKFVNTGAIPKQPTKSNLSPTKKMGEVTTTSDGTTKRPSKQLKWDKNVMDHLEQQGFQRRESTTSKLVYDYKEPKDSVKSAPEHVKPVQSTVESAKKTYVSTAQISQVSEVKSPRSTANNTTGKHSAVVTKGLVSDRAARFESSQPNATQKSHKDPAEMSLKERLALFEKNKGAALIPKAALGMSVSAKQIMGEGQTPKSNTPEKPKINSFNKPVFAESTASGSGIRNAVAALMSNATTLSQSQISNDIRKQREKEMNVVLGRFNRPIESSSSSEPDSTSRSFVPPAPPMPTNLLSKDRSAEVKSNAKRKSNEKLPQHQSNERRLSDEDSKRAKVNPTHNGRLYPVLSDIESQVTESDRDDCTTATMSDEQNYHHNRSYSEEDSYMDSAEEDDICNMSLGREIMQAVKRNDPLRPQTRNSLNNSNNRDSSTASEYSGNGQGDDIDDYINEALEDDDDSYQENVTPRKGSISSNSFSYARSPAKSLRHQTIDEDDCEDGARQMNFKCPVKSELTVNPSDDNNVVTLTHTVSFYRRQQSQSVNNTPVRRLAYSDEEDDSVSQSSSDTSNDNSLFDAKLKQLLENIHRQERVIYETSKALNVCAQSIEFSGSTVSVESERHLLLATKRRKALLDEVNRLKVDRCVRPPGLPTDRGTLSVKEIIIPLKEDYISKLNMDVCNGHHLVCLLTYNDQVLATNAVTTRKGLKAVKFPDELRLNNVYADFTLFLEIYGMTAQREALAQDMKKTPKTPKGKKQQQRRQPLPSPGGPSVVRTSAFTHYGSVTFSIKEVNRNSWSLNQESFVSPLLGKIFMKVHCELSVSLYHKGFLTMFEDVSGFGAWHRRWCCLHGSILSYWRYPDDEKTKPPMGSIDLQNCHSQMIEPVRRDVCARLHTVLIELKRPCQKDDKNSLVLEKHSNYTLVRHLLSADTKEDRDRWIAHFNKSLIIIRSWNAAASKKA from the exons ATGGACTCATTTACGCAG CGAATGTTAGAATTAGCTGAGGAACGAAGCAAGACTCTCGGCATTAGTAGCACGAATAAATTTCCGTTAACGGAATACAATCAAGAGGCGTCTGTGAATAcgatgaaaaatcaaaattcaccgaaaaagtCGCCATCGCCAACAAAGAAGTACAGTGTTGTGCGTAAGGAATCGAATATGTCAAAAAATTCGTCACAACGGATGTCATCACCAAATGATACCAAGGAAAACGTTGATGTTGCACTTGAAATCAACATAACCACCGGTCCGAATGTACAG GTTCAAGTGGAAGTGGAAGAGCGTGACGTCGATGAACATGGCAATGTTCTCAAAAGCGCGGAAAACGCGTCTGATGAACACCTTCCAATGATTAGAGACTCTTCGAGAAACCGTTTGCAACGCCTTGGTGCATTGTATTCGGAAACGGAGAATCTATCGTCGCCCATTCATCGGAATGAAGCTCGTTTCGATGACGAAGCGCAGACTGACGATAACTATCGTGGAAAATCAACCACAAGACTCGGCAAACTTGCTGCTCTTGCCAGCGAAAGAAATAACTGGGAAGACGAGTCGTCCACTTCTGATGGAAAGTCCACAAAGCCAGTGTCCAGTCCAACCAAAAGTGCTCCAACAATTGTGGGAGCCAGTCCTCGAAAATTTGTGAACACCGGTGCCATTCCGAAGCAGCCTACCAAATCCAATTTGAGTCCGACAAAGAAAATGGGCGAAGTAACAACCACTTCTGACGGTACAACGAAACGCCCGTCGAAACAGTTGAAGTGGGATAAGAATGTGATGGACCATCTTGAGCAACAAGGTTTCCAGCGACGCGAATCAACCACATCCAAGCTGGTTTACGATTACAAAGAACCGAAAGACAGCGTCAAATCGGCTCCAGAGCATGTGAAACCCGTTCAGTCAACAGTGGAATCAGCCAAGAAAACTTACGTTTCCACTGCCCAAATTTCGCAAGTTTCCGAAGTAAAATCACCGCGTTCTACCGCAAATAATACGACTGGAAAGCACTCAGCAGTTGTGACAAAAGGTTTGGTTTCTGACAGAGCTGCTCGGTTCGAGTCATCACAACCAAACGCTACCCAGAAATCTCATAAGGATCCTGCTGAAATGTCTCTGAAGGAACGACTGGCTCTGTTCGAGAAAAACAAGGGAGCTGCTTTGATACCGAAAGCAGCATTAGGAATGTCCGTATCGGCCAAACAGATTATGGGCGAAGGACAAACTCCCAAATCAAATACACCGGAAAAGCCCAAgataaattcatttaacaaGCCAG TATTTGCCGAATCGACCGCATCCGGTAGCGGTATTCGAAATGCAGTCGCAGCATTAATGTCCAATGCAACGACATTGTCACAGTCCCAAATTAGTAACGACATTCGTAAGCAGCGCGAGAAAGAAATGAACGTCGTGCTAGGTCGTTTTAATCGACCAATTGAGTCTTCGTCGTCAAGTGAACCGGATTCAACATCGCGCAGTTTCGTACCACCAGCACCACCAATGCCTACGAATTTACTGAGTAAAGATCGTTCAGCGGAAGTGAAGTCCAATGCTAAGCGCAAGAGCAATG aaaaactTCCGCAACATCAGTCAAATGAACGGCGTTTGTCGGATGAAGACTCGAAACGGGCCAAAGTCAATCCAACCCATAATGGTCGGCTGTATCCCGTATTGTCGGACATCGAGTCTCAAGTGACCGAATCCGATCGTGATGATTGCACCACAGCCACTATGTCGGATGAACAGAACTATCATCATAATCGCAGCTACAGCGAGGAAGACAG TTACATGGACTCGGCAGAGGAAGACGACATCTGTAACATGAGCCTGGGCCGTGAAATAATGCAAGCCGTAAAGCGAAACGATCCGTTGCGACCGCAAACGCGCAATTCGCTTAACAATTCGAACAATCGCGACAGTTCGACGGCTAGCGAATATTCGGGAAATGGACAGGGCGATGACATTGATGATTATATCAATGAAGCACTGGAAGACGATGACGATTCGTATCAGGAGAATGTTACGCCG CGTAAGGGTTCGATATCGTCGAACAGTTTTTCTTATGCTCGAAGTCCGGCGAAAAGTTTGCGCCATCAAACGATTGACGAAGATGATTGCGAAGACGGTGCTcgtcaaatgaatttcaaatgtcCCGTCAAATCTGAATTGACCGTCAATCCATCTGACGACAACAATGTTGTCACATTAACTCATACCGTGAGTTTCTATCGTAGACAACAGTCTCAG AGCGTCAACAACACTCCTGTCCGAAGATTGGCTTACTCGGATGAAGAAGACGATTCCGTCAGCCAATCGTCGTCTGACACATCAAACGACAACAGTTTGTTTGATgctaaattgaaacaattgcTGGAGAATATCCATAGACAGGAACGGGTTATCTACGAAACCAGTAAAGCATTGAACGTATGCGCCCAATCGATTGAATTTTCTGGATCAACTGTGTCTGTTGAATCGGAACGCCATTTACTGTTAGCGA CTAAGAGACGTAAGGCTTTACTGGACGAGGTGAATCGCTTAAAAGTGGATCGATGCGTTCGACCACCGGGCCTGCCAACCGATCGTGGCACTCTGTCCGTCAAAGAAATAATCATTCCTCTGAAAGAGGATTACATTAGCAAATTGAACATGGATGTTTGCAATGGTCATCATTTGGTGTGTCTATTGACGTACAATGATCAGGTGTTAGCCACAAATGCGGTGACCACACGGAAGGGACTGAAGGCTGTTAAATTCCCGGATGAATTACGATTGAACAATGTTTACGCAGACTTTACC CTTTTCTTAGAAATTTACGGCATGACTGCACAACGCGAAGCATTAGCACAGGACATGAAGAAAACACCGAAAACACCGAAGGGTAAAAAACAGCAACAACGACGACAGCCGCTTCCATCACCGGGCGgtccatctgttgtgagaacATCGGCATTCACGCATTACGGATCAGTCACATTCTCCATTAAAGAAGTCAATCGAAATTCGTGGAGTTTGAATCAA GAATCATTTGTCAGTCCATTATTGGGCAAAATATTCATGAAAGTTCATTGCGAACTGTCGGTGTCCCTTTATCATAAAGGATTCCTGACAATGTTCGAAGATGTATCCGGTTTCGGAGCATGGCACCGTCGTTGGTGTTGTTTGCATGGCAGTATATTGAGCTACTGGCGATAtccagatgatgagaaaacgaAG CCGCCAATGGGAAGCATTGACTTACAAAATTGTCATTCGCAAATGATCGAACCAGTTCGACGTGATGTGTGCGCTAGATTACAcacagttttgattgaattgaaacgGCCATGTCAGAAGGACGATAAGAACTCTTTGGTTCTGGAAAAGCACAGCAATTACACGCTCGTAAG ACATCTTCTCTCAGCTGACACAAAAGAAGATCGTGACAGATGGATCGCTCATTTCAACAAATCGTTAATCATTATACGATCATGGAATGCTGCCGCCAGCAAAAAGGCTTAG